A single window of bacterium DNA harbors:
- a CDS encoding limonene-1,2-epoxide hydrolase has product MSSNTELVRAFCEAWSRLDPVELAGYFADDGVYHNMPTGPVKGRAEIETFIRGFAGSWTKTDWEILNLAEVGDTVMAERVDRTEMGDKKVDLPCTGVFEIRNGKIAVWRDYFDLGSYVQAMQ; this is encoded by the coding sequence ATGTCGAGCAATACGGAATTGGTGCGGGCGTTCTGTGAGGCGTGGTCTCGCCTCGATCCGGTCGAACTGGCGGGTTACTTCGCCGACGATGGGGTCTATCACAACATGCCGACCGGTCCGGTGAAGGGCCGCGCGGAGATCGAGACCTTCATCCGGGGGTTCGCCGGAAGTTGGACGAAGACGGATTGGGAGATCCTGAACCTGGCGGAAGTCGGCGACACCGTGATGGCGGAGCGGGTCGACCGCACGGAAATGGGGGACAAGAAGGTGGATCTCCCGTGCACCGGCGTATTCGAGATTCGGAATGGCAAGATCGCCGTCTGGCGGGACTACTTCGATCTCGGGAGTTACGTCCAGGCGATGCAGTAG